Genomic segment of Sulfurimonas sp.:
ACAAAGTGAAATACAGGTGTCATTTTTACCTGCATTTTTTTTGGTGCATCGTTTTTATGTATATTTACATACACAGGAATATAGTTCTCGTTAATATAACTATATATCATCTCATCTATAAATACATTCTCTTTCATAAACTCACAAGCACCACAGTCTTCTCTGTTCATAAATAGAAGCATCGGCTTTTTTTGTTTTTTAGATAATTTAACAGCTTCAGTATAAGTTTTTATCCACTTTATATTTTCCGATGCACTTACAGTTAGTGTCATTAATATAATTAAAATTATACTCTTCATATACTATAGCCCTTTTACTTCGTAACTATTGCAAAGCTAAGTTCAAGTATCTCTTTATGCTCTTTAATATATTTATTTAGCTCATCTAAACTTAACTCTTTGATCTTTTCCAGTTCTATTTCTGAATTGTCTAAAGGAAGACCCCTATAGTAGTGTTGAAAAGTTCTGCTGAGTCTTTGACTTAAAGTCTCAACTCTTAAAGGCTCACTTCCAAGTAAAAACTTCTTAGTTTGATCCAGTTCATCTTGTGTAACACCTTTTTTTACAAACTCTTTTATTACATTTTTTACTGTTTTTTTAGCATCATCCATCGATTCTATTTTTGTTTGAAGATAACCGCTAAAATATGAAGAAGATTTATTTACGTTTACTCTGGCATAAGCAGAATATGCAAGTCCTTTTTTTACTCTGATCTCTTCCATCAGACGGCTTCCAAAACCACCAGTACCCAATATAAAAGTAGCTACACGAGCTTTAAAATAATCATCATCGCTAACTTTCATATTATAAGGCGAACCAAAGTATACATAAGCTTGTTCAGTCTCTTTTTTTAGAATATTCTCATTAGCTTTATCTGTAACATTATATGTTTTCAGTTCAGACATCTTTCCTTCTGGCATTTTAGAAATTATATTTTTTAATTTTGTTTTTACATCGTTTAAAGCTATATCTCCGCCTACTACTACAATTAGTCTGCTGCTTACAATATGCTCTTTTAAAAAGCTTTTTATGTCTTTGAGATCTATAGATTTTACACTATCTATCGTTCCTGATGATGGATTAGCTAAAGGGGTATTTTTAAACATTATAGATTTCAACTCGTTTGATGCCACATAATCAAAATCATTTTGCTTTCTTGCCAATGCCCCAAGTCTAACCGTTTTTACTTTCTTTAGTGCATCGTTGCTCAAGTTTGGATCGCCTAAAAGCATATCAAAATACTTTAGTGCATCGTCAAACTCCTCTTTAATACTTCCAACTTCTATAACAAAAGTCTCTCGACCTGTTGTTGCAGAAATATGTATAGCTTTAGCTTCTAGTGCTTCTGCAAACTTAGATGAGCCTAATTTTTTAGTACCCTCACCCATCATAGATGCACTTAGTTTTGCAAGTCCCGCTTTATCATCGTCTTCTATACTTCCAGAGTTTTGAAAAACAAACTGCATGTTTACAAGCGGTAGTCTTTTGTCTTTTTCAAAAATTACCGGTATTTTAAGATCATCTACTTTTATATATTCTACTTTTGCTGCCATTAAAATTTGTCCTGTTAAAAAAAATAATACTAAGAGTTTTAACATCTTAAAATCTCTCTAAAATCTCATATGCCGTATTTCTAATTGCAGGATGTTCACCAACGTCACGAATCAGATGTATCATCTCATCTTTTGCCATTGCAAAACTTGCTCCTGCAGAACTTACAACATTCTCTTCCATCATAGTTGAACCAAGATCGTTTGCACCAAATTTTAATGCCAACTGACCAATATACGGCCCCTGAGTAACCCATGAACTTTGAATATTAGGGACATTATCAAGATATAATCTTGCAACTGCTAATAGTCTTAAGTAACGGTTTGATGATGGTTTTTCCATATCTGGGATCTGACGTAATAGTTCAGTATTTTTGCCTTGGAAACTCCACATAATAAATGCACGAAATCCGCCTGTTTCATCTTGAAGATTTCTAACCATATCTAAGTGATCAATTATATCTTCATCCGTCTCGACCGTACCATACATCATTGTAGCCGTACTCATAATACCAAGTTGATGAGCCTGGCGATGAATATCTATCCATACATCTGAATCTATCTTTTTAGGTGCGATAATATCACGAACCTTATCACTTAAAATCTCAGCTCCCGCTCCAGGAATAGATGCAAGCCCTTTAGCCTTCAAACGCTCCAGTACTTCTGTAACACTTATGCGTGACACACGTGCTATAAAGTCTATCTCGATTGATGAAAAACCGTGTATTGTAATAGTTGGATATTTTTTATGAATATGATCAACAAGATCTTCATACCACTCTATCTTTAACTTTGGATGAACTCCTCCTTGAAAAAGGATCTGAGTTCCACCTATTTCTAAAAGTTCATCTATCTTTTTATCTATCTCTTCAAAAGTTAGTACATAAGCATCTTCATCTTTTTCATGTCTGTAAAATGCACAAAATTTACAATCTACCCAACATATGTTAGTATAGTTAATATTTCTGTCAACTACAAATGTAGTTACACCCTTTGGATGCAACTCTTTTTTACGTGCAGTTGCCATTTTGCCCAACTCTTTTAAGTCGGCATTTCTTATTAAATCTAATGCTTCTTCTTTAGTCAATCTTTTCAAACTATTTCCAACCTTCATTTCTAGGGTTTACCGGTTTTTTCTTTATAAATTTAACATAAATAAAATACGTAATAATTAACAAGATTAAAGCCAGAACTATAAGCTGTGCCCACGCTCCAATATCTAAAATCTTTGATAGTATATAACTATGCATATTTTTATCTATATTTACCTCACTCATTTGTGAAACATGAACCATAGCAGAAACTGCCAAATTCCCATTTGGTATACTTTTGTGGCATGATACACACATACCTTTACGATCAAGCTTATTCAACTGTTCTTGGTTTAAAACAGATGCTAATTTAAAGTTGCTTTGAATATCTGTCAGTTTTGTATGGTTTTGTTTTAGTGAACCAAGTCCCATCCCCATAGCTTTATTTGAAACATGACAACTCTCACATGTACGTGCTTTTTCCGAAACACTATGAGGTTGAGCTGTTAAACTCATTTTTTCTTTTTGTATAACAGGACTTATTCTGCCCTCTCCATTTTGAGCTAAAACAGGTTCCTCCCATCTTACAAACTTATTTTTATGTTCATCAATATAATACTGAGGAGCCCATTTAGTATGACATGCATAGCACTCTAAAGCGTCTGTATGTTTATCTACATTATCCATAGCCGCTAAAGCTTTACTTGAGAGCTCTTTTTCTTTTTTTAACAGTTTAAGCGGTTTTAATTCTATATCTTTTCCATTAGCCAAATGCACGATAACAGTATTATCTTTTTTTACTACATTTGTTAGTGGATTTGCACGGGCACTAAGAAGATATCCATCAGCTTCTTCAGCCACATAGCCCTGTTTTAAATATTTTGCAACTTCTTTAGCAACACCCCTGCCCTTAGAATCTGATACAGTTGTATTAAACTCATCTGAAAAACCAAGAGGCAGTTCCCAAGGATATTTTTTTGTTGTTCCGTGACAATCTTGACATTCGATCTCAACTGCTGCCAGATTCTCATTTGTTTTATAACCGCTTCCGTGAAGATCGTTTGAAGTATGGCAATCCTGACAGCTCATCCCTTTTTTAAAGTGGATATCTTCTTGCAGCTTTATATGGTGTTTAGATTTTATATCCATCAAGCCCTGATACGACATAGCTGTAAATTTCTTAGATTTATGACACTTAACACAAGACTCTATTGCTACGCCTGTATAGTTGTGATCAGCTACATCAACTCTTACCTCACGAGAACTTTGTATCTTATGAGTCAGAAGATGATAAGGGTTCTTTTTAGAGATTCTAACATCATCCCCTTTATAAAGCCCATCTTCTGCAAAAGGTATATGACAAACCGCACACCCTTTACCTTTTGAGTAAGAAGACTTCTTATGCTTATACGGTTTTTCTTTAAAAGCATTTGGCTCTTTTTGTGAAAGAGTTTGCATATATTTTATATACTTTTCACTACCAATAATAGCATGTGAATTTGTAGAGCTGTTTGTCTCGTTAGAATCAACTTTAATACTCATCATCATTGAGCTATACTGAGCATTTACTTGATTTTTATGACACATTCCACAAGTATTTTTGTTTATCGAAGGATCTGTAGGTGATGGGTAAAAATCTTTAGGTCCGTCGTTGTTTTTAAAATATTTTACAGTCCCTTTATGACCATACTCTTTACTTTTGTTATACGGGTTTCCACCATGGCAAACTATACAATCATTACCTTTGTGACCGGCTTTGTCTGCGATTTTCAAAATCTCTTTCATCATGTCGGAGTTTCGATCGCGGATATCTTCTATCCCTTTATGACACACTACACATTCGTTTTCACCAAATGCTAGTGTGCTAAAAAAAATAAATAAAAAAACCAGTTTTTTCATAAAACTTTACTTGTCTTTGCTAATCGCGTCAAGGACACCGTTTATAAATTTTGGAGACTGTTCTGTTCCAAATGCTTTAGTAATCTCAACTGCTTCATTAATAACAACAGCAGAATCAAGATCACCAAAAAGGATCTCATAACCAGCTAAACGAAGAGTAGCTCTCTCAATTGAGCCTAAACGTTCAAAATCCCAGTCTTTAAGATGTTTTATAATAGATTCATCGATCTTTGGCAGGTTCTGCATAACACCGTCATACAGACTTAATGCAAAGTCCTTTTGTTTATTACGGATCTTTTTCTCTTCAAGTATCTCCGAAGTATGCTCAGCAATGTTTCCATTACCTAGATCATAAGCATAAAGCAGTGAAACCACTGCCATTCTAGCATGATGTCTTGTAGCCATTACATATTCTCATATAAATCAAGTAGTTCAATAACAGTAGTCATAGCTTCAAAACCTTTGTTACCAGCTTTTGTACCTGCACGCTCAATAGCCTGCTCAATTGTATCAGTAGTTAAAAGCCCGAACGATACCGGTTTTTGGTATTTTAAACTAACTGATGCAATCCCCTTAGTAGCTTCAGCAGATACATAATCAAAGTGTGGAGTAGCACCACGGATAACTGCACCAAGTGCACAAACCGCATCATACTTACCAGATGCTAAAAGCTTCTCAACTACCATCGGTAATTCAAATGCACCAGGAGCTAAAACGTGAGTAAGATCAGAGTCTTCACCACCGTGACGAGCAAATGCATCAGCAGCACCCTCAACTAATCTGTCAACTATAAAGTGATTCCATCTTGTACTTACGATCGCTATTTTTTTACCGCCGTTAATTCTTAACTTACCTTCAATTAAATTCATTCTCTATATCTCCTGTATTTTTTTAATTTTTGTTATTAAGTTTTCCAACTCATCAAGTTTTATCATATTTGGTCCATCACTGAGTGCAATGCTTGGGTCAAAGTGTGTCTCAAAAAAGAAACCGTCAACTCCAACTGCAGCTGCACCCTTAGCAAGGTATGGAACCATTGAAGAATCACCACCAGTTTTACCGTTTGCAGCTGTAGGCATCTGAACAGAATGTGTAGCATCAAATATAACCGGTGCGAATTCTCTCATAATAACAAGATTACGCATATCTACTACCATGTTTCCGTATCCAAAAGAGTTTCCGCGCTCACAAAGATAAAGCCCGTGTTTTTTAGAGTTCTCATATGTAGCTTCGTTGCATCCACGAGTTTGAAGTATCTTTAGTGCAGGATAAACCATTGCATCTGCACTTAAAAATTGCCCTTTTTTGATATTTATCTTTTTATCTGTTTCTGCACATGCAACAAGAAGATCAGTTTGGCGACATAAAAACGCAGGGATTTGAAGCATATCAACAACTTCAGCAACCTGAGCTACCTGAGTAGATTCATGAACGTCAGTTACAACTTTATATCCAAAATCATCTTTTACTTTTTGTAATATTCTCAAACCTTCATCGATTCCAAGTCCGCGAAAAGACTCTAAAGATGTACGGTTGGCTTTATCAAAACTTGCTTTGAAATAGAAGTCGATCGCATCATCGTTATGGTATTTTTCCAACTCTTTTGCGATTTTAAAAATATTCTCTTCACTCTCAATTACACAAGGTCCACTAAGTAATATCATATATAACCTTTTAAAATAAAAAGTGATTATATCATAATGCTTTTAAATAAAAGTTACTTTAGTTATAATGACGCAAAAAAGATATTTGGTCCAATAATATGTACAAGATTAGTAAAGCATTTTTTGACGACTTTTTAGTAAGCTATCATTCATTTAATAATGATGAACTGCTTTTAAAGTTTCAATATAAAGTATTAAATACAATACTCGTTCTAATGGGGATTTTTACTTTTTTAATCGCTACACTGAGTGTCTTTGACATTATGCCGCTTGGTATGCAGCAAACTATTGCCAACTATACACTCTCAGCTGTTTCTGTAATACTAATAATTTTACTTCGAGGTACAAAATCACGTTATCTTTATATTGCGTATGCAATGTACTTTGGTGCATACCTAGACTTTATATGTACGCTGATCTGTGTTCCAAATGATGAGTTTCGTCTTATATGGTTTTACCTACTGGTATTTGCAGCATATATAACAGGTGGAGTGTTTACAGGTAATATTGTAGCCGGTGTATCTTTAGCAACTATTCTAATAGTCAATCACTTTTATGGTCTAAACCTATCAGACGTAGCTATAAGTACATTCACTCTAAGTTTTATTATGGCAAGTCTTTTTTTCAGGTCCTATACAAAAAAAATAACTAACTTTGAAAAAGAGCTTATAAGCCAAAGACAACTAATGATCAGTCAATCACGTTTTGCAGCAATGGGTGAGATGCTTAGTATGATAGCCCACCAATGGAGACAACCTCTATCTACTACGACTCTTTTAATAGCCCAAGAGAGACTGAAACTAATGATGAGTGAAGAAAAAAACAATGATCACATTGAGATCTTAGATAAAATATCTGACACCATGGTTTATCTCTCTGACACGGTAGATGATTTTCAAACTTTTTTCAAGCCTGAAAAACTAAAACAAGATATAGAAATAGATGAACTTATTGGACGTGTACAGCATTTTATTCAACCAAGACTATCTACAACAGAAGTAAAATTACATATAATGCAATGTAAGTGCGGTGGAATTAATACATATGCTAACGAGCTTGTACAATCAATAATCAACATCCTAAACAATGCTATAGATGTTTTAATTGAGAGACATATATATAAACCAACTATATCTATCAATTTTGAAACTTTAGATGATAAAATTATCATACATATAGAAGATAACGGCGGTGGAATTGAGAAAGAAATAATAAATAAAATATACGAGCCGTATTTCAGTACAAAATCAAAAAATGGAACTGGCCTTGGTCTTTATATGTCTAAAATGATTATTGATCAACATATAAAAGGTTTGTTAAGTGTTAAAAACACTAAAGATGGTGCTAGATTCAGCATTATGTTACCTAAAAAAACTATTTAGCCCTTGCGACCAGTATACCTGCCAGTACTACAAGAATAATTCCCGTAGTTACCGATAAACTAGGCAGTGCATCCCCAAGCATAACTCCGACCATAATTGAGAATAAAATATTTGTATAACTTACAGCACCGACAATTCCCGCTTTTGTTTCACTATAAGCCTTGGTCATGAGCAGTTGTGAAATGGTAGCGAGAACTCCCATCGCTATAACATATACCCAAACTACTCCGCTTGGCATTACAAATTCACCCAACATAAAATCCAAACTAGGCATATATACAAATTCAGAAACTGCAAATAAAATTAGCGGACCAACTGTACCTACTCCCATAAATGAAAGCACTATAGCACGTGTATCGTAATGTTTTTTAAGCTCACGTATTGAAGTATATGCAAGTGCTGCACCTATTCCGCTAAAAAGACCAAGTGCATCATACTTTGTAAAGCCTATATTTGTAGGTTCTGTTATAAAAACAATACCGATAAATCCAATAAAAATAGCAAACCATGCTTTTTTACTCAAATGTTCAGATAAAAAAAGCCAAGCAAAAATAGCAGTAAAAATAGGTGAAGTCTTAGACCATGTCATAGCATCTCCCAAAGGGATATGTGCTATATTATAAAAAAAACCAAGAAGTGCTAAAAAACCCATCATTCCACGAAATAAAAGTAAAAATGGCTTTCCACCTTCACTTTGAAGCGGGCTTTTATATATTGCATAAGCTATAATCGCTACACCAAAAACATTTCTAAAAAATACAACTTCTAATGATGGCATATGATCAGATGCAAGTTTTGCAAAAGCACCCATTATTGCAAATGTAAATGAGGCGATCAGCATATACTGAACACCTTTGTTTAGCTCTTTAATTCTTTTCATAAATCGAATTGTACTATAATAATATCTTCCAAGGAGTTTATTATGAAAGTTGTAGCTTCACTAAATGGCAGTATAACTTCTGAAAGCATGGCATTTTATGCACTTAAATATGCTCAAGCTCAGGACTTTACATTAGTATTATTTCATGTTGAAAATAGAAAAGATGATATAGAAGATGTTAAAGCAAGTATAGAACGTATATCAACGATTGCTGTATCTGAAAACATTAAAGTTGAAACAGTTATACTAAGTAAATTTTCCAAAAAAAATATAAAAAATTATTTGCTAGATATTAATGCTGATACGATCTTTTGCTCAACCAGAAAACATACAAAATTTATAAAAAATTCATTTAGTGAACTACTTATAAAAATGAACCTCAACATAGATATAGCCGTAGTTAGAATTGTGCACATAAACAATATTTTAGAATCAGGAAATATTTTTCTATCTATAAAAGAGGATAAACTATCTGTAAAAAAATTCACTTTTTTCTCAATACTTTCTTCAGCTTACAAAGCAAAAGGTGAGATATACTCTGTAACCAAAATATCTAAATTCAGACTTGCTGCAATCGGTATACATGAAACCAGAGAAAGACTCTCAGCCATAAACTACAACCTAAGGCACTACAAAAAACTATCAAACTTTATGCCATTTAGCCTAAATATAAAACATGACTTTACATTTAATGAGACACAAAGTATTTTAAGTCAAGTTGCAAAATCAGATGTCGATCTGCTCATTATAGGAGCCAGACGCCTATCTGTCAGAACATTATTTTCAAAAGAATTGCCAATAGAGAGACTTATGCGTGAGGCTTCAGTAAATACTATAGCCTACTACACAAAAGAGTAGTTGAAAATGAAATCTTTTCAATTGAATAAAACCGATCTATTAGATAAATACCATACATCCGAGAGTGGCTTAAGTGAAGCAGATGCTAAGCGCAGGTTGAATGATTTTGGAGCAAATGAGATTGGTACTAAAGAGAAAAAAAGCTACTTAAAAGAGTATCTAAAACAATATGTTCAGTTTTTTGCAATATTGCTTGAAGTTGCAGCCGTTTTAGCCTTTATTGCTGATAGTTTCGTTCCTAACGAAGGCAATGATATATTAGCATATGCGATAATCGCTGCCGTTATTATAAATGCAACTTTTACTTTTTGGCAGGAATACAAAGCCGACAAAGCTATGGAGGCCTTACTTAAACTTATGCCTACCATAGTCACAATTGTACGAGATGGAGAAAATAAAAGTATAGATGCTAAAGGTCTGGTTCCAGGTGACATAATTATCCTTGAAGAGGGAGACAAGGTTGCCGCAGATGCAGTTATATTAGAGTGTGAAGAGTTTTATATAAATACCTCAGCCCTAAACGGTGAATCAAGACCATCTAAACGTGAACAAAACTACGACAATAAAACTACTAGATCTTTGGATGCCAAAAACATGGTGTATGCAGGGACTTCCGTTGTCTCTGGTAATGGTGTAGCTGTGGTTGTCTCAACAGGTGATTCTACAGAGTTTGGGAAAATTGCTACTCTAACTACAAATATACAAAAAACTCTAACCCCTATGCAAAAAGAGGTTATACACATCACCCATATACTCACACTGATCGCTCTAGCAATGGGTTGTGTATTTTTTGTACTTGGTATGTTTTCTAATCAGAGCTTTTTAATAGCTGCTATTTTTGCCCTTTCACTTATCGTTGCCAATGTACCCGAGGGTCTTCTTCCTACAATTACACTCTCTCTATCACTTGCAAGCCAGCGCATGGCAAAACGAAACGCACTTATAAAAAACCTCGATTCTGTTCAGACTTTGGGGAGTGTAACCATAATATGTACAGATAAAACGGGTACGCTTACACAAAATGAGATGAGTTTAAAAAATATCCTTTTGAGCTCAGGCGAGAATATATCTGTAAGTGGTGAGGGGTATATATCTCAGGGTGAATTTAGCTCACAAGAGTCTAATCAAACTACAGATCAACGTTTGGATGAGCTTTTAATTGCAGGCAGGCTAAACTCTCGTGCAACAATTGAAGGTAATGAAGTTTTTGGAGATCCAACAGAGTTAGCAATTGTAAGTGCAGCAAATAAAAGAAAACTTGATATAAGTGGCTTTACAAAAACACAGGAGATTCCTTTTAGCTCTGAGAGGAAGATGATGTCTTCGATCTATGAAAACTCTTCTGGGCAAACAATTTACTCAAAGGGTGCGGTTGAAGTTATATTTGAAAAGTCTGATAAATATATAGATAAAAATGGAGAGATCAAAAATTTTGACGAAAATACAAAAAAAGAGATGCTTCGCGGTGCTGAAGATTACGAAAATCAAGCCTTTAGAGTACTCGCTATTGCCAAAGGTTTAGATTCTAAAGAGGAAGGTTTAATATTTTTAGGTCTTGTCGCAATTATGGATATGCCAAGAGCTGAAGTGAAAGATGCAATAGCACGGTGTAGCTCTGCAGGTATACGTACCATGATGATCACAGGTGATAATGACAGGACAGCTCAGGCAATAGCCAAAAAAATAGGTCTACCTTATGACAGTGTATTAACTGGAAAAGAGCTTGCTGAGTTAGATGAAGAGGAGTTGGAGATTTCTCTCAAAGAGAACAATATACTCTTTGCAAGAATGACAAGTTTTCAAAAACTTCGAATTGCACAAGCATTGCAAAAAAATGGTGACGTTGTTGCAATGACTGGTGATGGTGTAAATGATGCACCTGCACTAAAACGTGCAGATATTGGTATAGCTATGGGAGCAGGTGGTACAGATGTAGCAAAGGAATCTGCGGATATGATCCTTTTGGATAACAACTTCAAATCTATTGTCTCAGCTATTGAGGAAGGAAGGACTGTATATTTTAATATTAAAAAATTCGTAACATACATCTTATCTTCAAATGTTCCTGAGATTGTTCCATATATACTGCAGTTCTTTTTTAAGATCCCTCTACCGCTCTCAGTAATACAAATATTATCAATAGATCTTGGTTCAGATATGCTTCCCGGTCTTGCACTTGGAAGTGAAAAGCCGGAAAAAAATATTATGAAGCGCCCGCCAATTAGATCAGATGAAAAGATATTGGACTGGGAAGTTTTTAAACGTGGTTACTTCTTTATAGGTGTTATTGAAGCGACTGCCGCAATGGTGGCTTTTATCAGTTTCTTGCTTCTTCACGGCTGGGAATACGGCACAGTTAATCTGAATGATCCTGTACTTCATTCCCAAGCTATGACTATGACACTTCTCGGTGCTATTAGTTGTCAGCTGGTAAATGTGTGGACTATGCGAAGTTGGGAATTCTCAGCGTGGAGTATAGGTTTTACAACTAATAAACTGCTTATAGGTGCAATGGTATTGGAGTTTTTTTGGATCTGGATGCTTCTAGGGTTAGAGAGTGTTCAAAAGATATTTCACACGGCATATATACCGCTTAGCGAGCTGTGGATACTACTGCCTTTTCCAATAATACTTTTTGTATCTCACGAGTACTATAAATACAGAAAAAGAAAAAATATTAAGCAGTAGTTTGTCGTTAAATTTTTTCATATATACTTCTAGAAAAATATATAAGGTGTATTATGGGTAATATAATCGTACTAGCTATCTTAGGGGCTGTTTTTTACTACATTTTTAAATCATATTCTAGATATACGGCTTATTCTCAAGAAGCTTTTAAAAATTTCTCTGTTTCATATGAATCAATCAAACAAAGTGACCTTGGTCTTTTTGTGGCACTTGTTGCAAAGGTAGCCAAGGCTGATGGTAAAGTTGATTCACTTGAAGCTGAACTGGTAGGAATAATGTTTGATGATATATCTTCGGTTTTTCCTGAACCTGAAAAAACTAGAGACATACTAAAGCGTATATTCTCAGAAGAGAAAGACAAACTTAATGATCTTGAAGATATAGCTTATAAACTTGGTCAGGCTATAAAGAGAGATCGTGCAAAACAGCATCAATTTATGGGCTTTTTAATCCAGCTCGCATTTGTAGACGGT
This window contains:
- a CDS encoding thioredoxin family protein, whose protein sequence is MKSIILIILMTLTVSASENIKWIKTYTEAVKLSKKQKKPMLLFMNREDCGACEFMKENVFIDEMIYSYINENYIPVYVNIHKNDAPKKMQVKMTPVFHFVRDDNSLIQESLIGGKTGLFFLKILKAGVTEY
- a CDS encoding M16 family metallopeptidase, whose translation is MAAKVEYIKVDDLKIPVIFEKDKRLPLVNMQFVFQNSGSIEDDDKAGLAKLSASMMGEGTKKLGSSKFAEALEAKAIHISATTGRETFVIEVGSIKEEFDDALKYFDMLLGDPNLSNDALKKVKTVRLGALARKQNDFDYVASNELKSIMFKNTPLANPSSGTIDSVKSIDLKDIKSFLKEHIVSSRLIVVVGGDIALNDVKTKLKNIISKMPEGKMSELKTYNVTDKANENILKKETEQAYVYFGSPYNMKVSDDDYFKARVATFILGTGGFGSRLMEEIRVKKGLAYSAYARVNVNKSSSYFSGYLQTKIESMDDAKKTVKNVIKEFVKKGVTQDELDQTKKFLLGSEPLRVETLSQRLSRTFQHYYRGLPLDNSEIELEKIKELSLDELNKYIKEHKEILELSFAIVTK
- a CDS encoding dehypoxanthine futalosine cyclase, producing the protein MKVGNSLKRLTKEEALDLIRNADLKELGKMATARKKELHPKGVTTFVVDRNINYTNICWVDCKFCAFYRHEKDEDAYVLTFEEIDKKIDELLEIGGTQILFQGGVHPKLKIEWYEDLVDHIHKKYPTITIHGFSSIEIDFIARVSRISVTEVLERLKAKGLASIPGAGAEILSDKVRDIIAPKKIDSDVWIDIHRQAHQLGIMSTATMMYGTVETDEDIIDHLDMVRNLQDETGGFRAFIMWSFQGKNTELLRQIPDMEKPSSNRYLRLLAVARLYLDNVPNIQSSWVTQGPYIGQLALKFGANDLGSTMMEENVVSSAGASFAMAKDEMIHLIRDVGEHPAIRNTAYEILERF
- a CDS encoding multiheme c-type cytochrome; amino-acid sequence: MKKLVFLFIFFSTLAFGENECVVCHKGIEDIRDRNSDMMKEILKIADKAGHKGNDCIVCHGGNPYNKSKEYGHKGTVKYFKNNDGPKDFYPSPTDPSINKNTCGMCHKNQVNAQYSSMMMSIKVDSNETNSSTNSHAIIGSEKYIKYMQTLSQKEPNAFKEKPYKHKKSSYSKGKGCAVCHIPFAEDGLYKGDDVRISKKNPYHLLTHKIQSSREVRVDVADHNYTGVAIESCVKCHKSKKFTAMSYQGLMDIKSKHHIKLQEDIHFKKGMSCQDCHTSNDLHGSGYKTNENLAAVEIECQDCHGTTKKYPWELPLGFSDEFNTTVSDSKGRGVAKEVAKYLKQGYVAEEADGYLLSARANPLTNVVKKDNTVIVHLANGKDIELKPLKLLKKEKELSSKALAAMDNVDKHTDALECYACHTKWAPQYYIDEHKNKFVRWEEPVLAQNGEGRISPVIQKEKMSLTAQPHSVSEKARTCESCHVSNKAMGMGLGSLKQNHTKLTDIQSNFKLASVLNQEQLNKLDRKGMCVSCHKSIPNGNLAVSAMVHVSQMSEVNIDKNMHSYILSKILDIGAWAQLIVLALILLIITYFIYVKFIKKKPVNPRNEGWK
- the nusB gene encoding transcription antitermination factor NusB gives rise to the protein MATRHHARMAVVSLLYAYDLGNGNIAEHTSEILEEKKIRNKQKDFALSLYDGVMQNLPKIDESIIKHLKDWDFERLGSIERATLRLAGYEILFGDLDSAVVINEAVEITKAFGTEQSPKFINGVLDAISKDK
- the ribE gene encoding 6,7-dimethyl-8-ribityllumazine synthase gives rise to the protein MNLIEGKLRINGGKKIAIVSTRWNHFIVDRLVEGAADAFARHGGEDSDLTHVLAPGAFELPMVVEKLLASGKYDAVCALGAVIRGATPHFDYVSAEATKGIASVSLKYQKPVSFGLLTTDTIEQAIERAGTKAGNKGFEAMTTVIELLDLYENM
- the kdsA gene encoding 3-deoxy-8-phosphooctulonate synthase, giving the protein MILLSGPCVIESEENIFKIAKELEKYHNDDAIDFYFKASFDKANRTSLESFRGLGIDEGLRILQKVKDDFGYKVVTDVHESTQVAQVAEVVDMLQIPAFLCRQTDLLVACAETDKKINIKKGQFLSADAMVYPALKILQTRGCNEATYENSKKHGLYLCERGNSFGYGNMVVDMRNLVIMREFAPVIFDATHSVQMPTAANGKTGGDSSMVPYLAKGAAAVGVDGFFFETHFDPSIALSDGPNMIKLDELENLITKIKKIQEI
- a CDS encoding sensor histidine kinase, translated to MYKISKAFFDDFLVSYHSFNNDELLLKFQYKVLNTILVLMGIFTFLIATLSVFDIMPLGMQQTIANYTLSAVSVILIILLRGTKSRYLYIAYAMYFGAYLDFICTLICVPNDEFRLIWFYLLVFAAYITGGVFTGNIVAGVSLATILIVNHFYGLNLSDVAISTFTLSFIMASLFFRSYTKKITNFEKELISQRQLMISQSRFAAMGEMLSMIAHQWRQPLSTTTLLIAQERLKLMMSEEKNNDHIEILDKISDTMVYLSDTVDDFQTFFKPEKLKQDIEIDELIGRVQHFIQPRLSTTEVKLHIMQCKCGGINTYANELVQSIINILNNAIDVLIERHIYKPTISINFETLDDKIIIHIEDNGGGIEKEIINKIYEPYFSTKSKNGTGLGLYMSKMIIDQHIKGLLSVKNTKDGARFSIMLPKKTI
- a CDS encoding DMT family transporter — protein: MKRIKELNKGVQYMLIASFTFAIMGAFAKLASDHMPSLEVVFFRNVFGVAIIAYAIYKSPLQSEGGKPFLLLFRGMMGFLALLGFFYNIAHIPLGDAMTWSKTSPIFTAIFAWLFLSEHLSKKAWFAIFIGFIGIVFITEPTNIGFTKYDALGLFSGIGAALAYTSIRELKKHYDTRAIVLSFMGVGTVGPLILFAVSEFVYMPSLDFMLGEFVMPSGVVWVYVIAMGVLATISQLLMTKAYSETKAGIVGAVSYTNILFSIMVGVMLGDALPSLSVTTGIILVVLAGILVARAK